The sequence below is a genomic window from Luteimonas sp. MC1825.
CATCACCGGCGGCGATTCCGGCATCGGCCGGGCGGTGGCGGTGCTGTTCGCACGCGAAGGCGCCGATGTGGCGGTGATGCACCTGGACGAAGACGAAGACGCCGCGGTGACAAAGCGCCACGTCGAGGCCGAAGGCCGCCGCTGCCTGGTGATCGCCGGCGATGTCCGCGATCCGAAATTCTGCAGGAAGGCCGTGCGCAAGGCGGTCAAGGCGTTCGGACGGCTGGACGTGCTGGTCAACAATGCCGCCTTCCAGCAGCACGTCGATCGCCTGGAAGATTTGGGCAACCGCCACCTGCAGGAGACGCTGCAGACCAATATCGCCGGCTACTTCCATATGGCGCGCGCCGCGCTGCCGCACATGGAGCGCGGTGCCAGCATCATCAACACCGGCTCCGAGACCGGCATCTTCGGCAGCCCGAAGCTGCTCGACTATTCCGCGACCAAGGGCGCGATCCACGCATTCACCATGTCGCTGGCGTCCAACCTGCTGGAGCGCGGCATCCGCGTGAACTGCGTGGCGCCAGGCCCGGTGTGGACGCCGCTCAACCCGGCCGACAAACCCGCCGAGGATGTCGCGGAGTTCGGCAAGGACAGCGACATGAAGCGCCCGGCGCAGCCGGAAGAGGTGTCGCCGGCGTACGTGTTCCTGGCGTCACCGGTGATGTCGTCGTACGTGAATGGCGTGATCCTGCCGGTGATGGGCGGGCCGCGTGGCTGATGCGCGCATCACGACAACGCGCGCGTGACGCCGAATTGACATGCAGCGCACGCGCCGTGGTCGAGCATCTGAGACCCCACCAGCGAGGCCACGACCATGACCCAGCCTGACAAGAAGTCCGACGTCCTCAAGGACCGCCCCGCAGGCGAGGACGCCCACCGCGAACAGCGCGAGTACCCGCACGGCTCGGGCGACCGCAACACGGTCTCGCCCTCAGCACCGGACGACGTGGATCGCAACTTCCACGGCGGCACGCAGCGCACCACCGAGTCCGACCCGAAGCCGCGCGACCCCGCGAAGCCTTAGCCCGCGCGTCAGCCGATCACGCGTTCGAACGGCGGCAGCGCATCGATGATGCGCTTGCCGTAGCGACGCGTAAGCAGGCGCGAGTCGAGGATGATGACGCGTCCGGTGTCGGTGGATGTGCGGATCAGGCGCCCGGCGAACTGGGTCAGCGTGCGCAGGGCATGCGGCACGGCGATCAGGTTGAAGGCGTTGTGGCCGCGGCTCTCCAGCCATTCGCCCAGCGTGGCGGTCTGCGGGTCTGTGGGCACGGAGAACGGCACCTGGGTGATCACCACCGTGGTGCAGGCCTCGCCGGGCAGGTCGAGGCCTTCGCCGAACGAGTTCAGGCCGAACAGCACCGAGCCCTTGCCCGCGGCGATGCGTGCGACATGGTCGGCCACTGTCTGCGACTTGTTGCCCATGCCCTGCACGAGGACCTGCTTGCGGCGCGCGTCGCACAACAGCTCCGCGACTTTTTCCATTTTCCAGCGCGAGGTGAACAGCACCATGCTGCCCTTGCCCCAGTCGAGCTCGCGCTCGAGGTAGTCGGCGACGGCCACGGGATGGCCTTCGCGATCGTCGGGCGTGGCCGGGAACTGCGGGATGACCAGTTGCGCCTGGCGCGGCAGGTCGAAAGGCGAGGGCAGGCTCACCATTTCGGCGTGGTCGGGCAGCCCGGTGTCGATGGCGAACGCCTGGAAGTCGCCGCCGCCGGTGAGCGTGGCCGATGTCATCACCACCGAGTCGACGTCCTTCCACAG
It includes:
- a CDS encoding SDR family oxidoreductase, with protein sequence MDMANVVSRKGAKGAKAAARAKGAGADATVARQREIQAKADAASKRASKKRAGKKAAKKATQAGTRRQPENPMPAQHLAKPGHEHALALAPRFEAPDYVGSGKLEGMAAIITGGDSGIGRAVAVLFAREGADVAVMHLDEDEDAAVTKRHVEAEGRRCLVIAGDVRDPKFCRKAVRKAVKAFGRLDVLVNNAAFQQHVDRLEDLGNRHLQETLQTNIAGYFHMARAALPHMERGASIINTGSETGIFGSPKLLDYSATKGAIHAFTMSLASNLLERGIRVNCVAPGPVWTPLNPADKPAEDVAEFGKDSDMKRPAQPEEVSPAYVFLASPVMSSYVNGVILPVMGGPRG